In the genome of Triticum urartu cultivar G1812 chromosome 5, Tu2.1, whole genome shotgun sequence, one region contains:
- the LOC125509397 gene encoding glutamate receptor 2.7-like, giving the protein MDGAARATLLVLFLPFLSLSVAQNVTQSRAGILDVGVILHLKSLVGKIARTSILMAMEDFYAVHRNYTTKLVLHIRDSNGDNMRAASQAVDLLENYYVRAIIGPQKSSEATFVSDIGNNSQVPVISFTATNPTLSSAEVPYFLRANVSDAAQVNSLAALIKAYGWKEVVPIYEDTDYGRGIIPYLVDALQEFGASMPYRSAISRSANSDQVEKELYKLMTMPTRVYIVHMSLAFGSILFTKAKELGMMSGAYAWILTDGIANVVDSLSPSVLDAMDGALGVRFHVPKSKELGDFTKRWNARYRQDNLDDPPLPLSIFGLWGYDTIWALAQAAEKVSMYNATFQKQQDIKNSTCLGTLGISTIGHKLLDAILQRKFRGLSGDFHLRSRQLQSSIFQIINVVTREPKGIGFWTAKHGIIQNLIQNGSEHTYLNSGPNLTQVVWPGEVSAVPKGWQIPTNGKKLQVGVLTSGYPELIKVERDPLTNAITATGYAIDVFEEVLKRLPYAIPYEYVAFDQGVSNGSYNDFVYQVNLGVYQVAVADITIRYNRTSYADFTLPYTESGIAMIVPVKDGTTKDTWIFLKPLTTDLWFGSIVFFIFTGAVIWLLE; this is encoded by the exons ATGGACGGCGCGGCAAGGGCCACCTTGTTGGTGTTGTTCTTGCCGTTCCTCAGTCTCAGTGTTGCTCAAAATGTTACCCAGAGTAGAGCGGGTATACTCGATGTCGGAGTGATCCTCCATCTGAAGTCTTTGGTGGGCAAAATAGCACGTACCAGCATATTGATGGCTATGGAAGATTTCTATGCAGTCCACAGGAATTATACGACAAAGCTAGTTCTCCACATCAGGGATTCCAACGGAGACAATATGCGAGCTGCATCACAAG CTGTTGACCTGCTGGAAAATTACTATGTACGGGCCATAATTGGTCCACAAAAATCTTCAGAGGCAACTTTTGTGTCTGATATTGGGAACAACAGTCAGGTCCCAGTTATCTCCTTCACAGCAACGAATCCCACCCTTTCATCTGCTGAGGTGCCATATTTTTTACGTGCAAATGTAAGTGATGCTGCTCAAGTGAATAGCCTTGCTGCTCTCATTAAGGCATATGGCTGGAAGGAAGTAGTGCCCATCTATGAGGACACAGACTATGGCAGGGGCATCATACCCTACCTGGTTGATGCCCTCCAAGAGTTTGGAGCTTCTATGCCATACCGCAGTGCAATCTCTCGATCAGCAAACAGTGACCAAGTTGAGAAAGAACTATACAAGCTAATGACAATGCCAACAAGGGTCTACATTGTGCACATGTCATTGGCCTTTGGCTCCATTCTCTTCACAAAGGCCAAAGAGTTAGGAATGATGAGTGGAGCCTATGCGTGGATTTTGACAGATGGGATTGCAAATGTTGTCGACTCGCTAAGCCCTTCGGTTCTTGACGCAATGGATGGTGCATTGGGTGTGAGATTCCATGTGCCTAAATCAAAGGAACTTGGTGATTTTACTAAGAGATGGAATGCGAGGTACAGGCAAGACAACCTGGATGACCCACCATTGCCACTAAGCATTTTTGGGCTCTGGGGTTATGACACTATTTGGGCCTTGGCACAAGCAGCAGAAAAGGTAAGCATGTACAATGCAACATTTCAGAAGCAGCAAGACATAAAAAACTCAACGTGTCTTGGAACTTTGGGTATTTCTACAATTGGTCACAAACTTCTAGATGCAATCCTACAGCGTAAGTTCAGAGGCTTAAGTGGTGATTTTCACCTGAGGAGCAGGCAGCTTCAATCTTCCATATTCCAGATAATTAATGTGGTTACAAGAGAGCCGAAAGGAATAGGTTTCTGGACGGCAAAGCATGGAATAATACAGAATTTGATTCAAAATGGATCAGAACACACATACCTAAATTCTGGGCCGAATCTGACTCAAGTGGTTTGGCCAGGAGAAGTATCTGCCGTGCCTAAAGGGTGGCAAATTCCTACCAATGGAAAGAAGCTCCAAGTAGGTGTACTGACAAGTGGGTATCCTGAGCTTATAAAGGTTGAAAGGGATCCGCTAACCAATGCAATAACTGCCACTGGGTATGCAATTGACGTATTTGAAGAGGTGTTAAAGCGACTCCCATATGCAATCCCTTATGAATATGTAGCATTTGATCAAGGAGTAAGCAATGGGAGCTATAATGATTTTGTCTACCAAGTTAATCTTGGG GTGTACCAAGTTGCAGTCGCGGATATAACTATCAGGTACAACAGAACTTCCTATGCTGATTTCACATTACCTTATACTGAATCTGGGATAGCAATGATTGTGCCAGTAAAGGATGGAACGACAAAGGATACATGGATTTTCTTGAAGCCATTAACTACTGACTTGTGGTTTGGAAGCATTGTATTCTTCATATTCACAGGGGCTGTGATCTGGCTATTGGAGTGA